GGGGCCTGTTCGATCTCGAATTCGAGTTCCGTACCCTCAGTGAGATCCTCGCCACCGACGTCTTCCATGTGGAAGAACACGTCCTCGTCAGCGTCCTCTGTCTCGATGAAACCGTAACCGCCCGTGTCGTTGAAGAAGTCAACCGTACCGTTTGCCATTGCAAATAGACGAATGCGAGGTATACGGATAAGGCTTCTGAATCTATTTTTCAAAATCCCGAATACGATTTACGAACATTCGATTTTCGTCGAATCCGTTTTGTCGTCTTTCGTTCGGTCGGTTCCGCGCGGCAGATCCCGTCGGTTCGCCGATTCGCGGGCGCCGGTCGACGGAAACGACAGATTTCGTTTCCTCCCCCCGAGACGGCGGGTCGTGTGCGGGTCGAACGTCACTCTCGACCGGCGTCGGCGACTCTCGCGGGGATCTACGCCTCTCGCGGGAAGTTGTCGATCGTATCCGCGCGGAAGGCGTCCTCGTCGAACTCGTAGTCCGCATCGAAGAACTCCAGGATCGTCTCGGTGTCGCGCATCGCGTTCTTCAGACTCGTCGAGGCGCCCGGCGAGGGCGTGATGTTGAAGATGATGTCGTCGCCGACGATCTTCGCCTCGCCCATATCCAGGGACTTCGCGCTCGTGTCGACGATCTGGGGGCGGACGCCGCCGTAGCCGCTCGCGCGGTCGATGTCGTCGAGGTCGACGCTCGGGACGACCTTCTGGACGTGCGGGAGGAACGCCCGCGGGCCGACCTCCGGGAGGTCGTAGAGCAGATTCCGGACGACGAACGGGAAGAGGATCCGGTCGGCCAGGATGTTGGCGTAGCTCAGGAACGACGCCGGATCGAAGCCGAAGACATCGAGGAAGTCCGGGACCGTCGAGAGCCGGCCGCGCTCCAGCGCCGGCACGAGCTTCGCCGTCGGCCCGAAGCGGGTGATGCTCGGGTCGTGGACGTCGGCGTCGCCGTGGACCGCCGCGAAGGGGAGCTTCTTCATCTGGAGGGTGTAGACCTTCCCGTTCAGCAGGTCGTTCGCGAGGAAGAAGCTCCCCGCGACGGGCAGGAGCGCCATATCCTCGCCGTAGCCGAGTTCCTTCGCGATCTGGAGGCTGTGAGAGCCCGCGGCGACGACGGCGACCTCGCAGTCGAAGGGCCCGCGGTCGGTCGTGAGCGTGTAGCCCTCGGTGTTGCGGGTGACGTCCGCGACTTTCGTGCCCGTGAAGACGTCGACGGAGGCCTCCTCGCGGGCCTGTTCGACGAAGGACTTCGAGGTCGCGCCGTAGTCGACGACGTAGCCGTCGGGCGTCTGGAGCGCGAGCAGGTCGACGTCGGGGTCGCGGCCCTCGACGACCTTCGGTTCGATCTCGGCGATCTCCTCGCGCCCGATCGGGCGGAGCTTCGGGAAGAGGTCGCCGAAGCCCTCGTCGTGGTAGCGCGTCTCCAGTTTCTCGACCTCGTCGTCGCCCACGCCGAGCACCATCTTGCTCCGCTTTGCGTGCATCTCCCGGTCCTCGTCGTGGTTCTCCAGGTAGCCCGCCAGCAGCTCGGCGCCGGTCTTGACGCTTTCTGCCTTCTCGTAGGTGTAGTTCGTCTCGATGTCGCCGAAGTGAAGCGTCTGAGAGTTGTTGGTGTGATGAGAGTTGATCGCCGCGATCTCGGGTTCCTTCTCGATCAGCGCGATCGATTCGATGTCGGTGAACTTCGCCGTCGTGTAGAGGAGCGATGCGCCGCTGATGCCGCCGCCGACGATGACTAAGTCATATTTGCCAGACATACTGAGTCCCTGTGGGTGTGACTACCTCGGTCACTGCGCTCCAACGGGATAACTCCATATCTTTCGATCGGCGTTTAGACGATCGACGAAGTCGATTTCGACGGTTTCAGGAATCGATGGGGTCGCTCCAGTTGTGGGAGAGACACCCACCCGGACGCCCGCCGCATCGTGTGGTTCTTCCGTCGGCGTTTGAACGAACGGGTATGGGATTCGGAAGCTACGACGAGTCCGAACAGCAGGACGCGAGCGCGGACCAGGAGACCGACGGCGAGGCCCTCAACGTCCACGAACACGACCACGACGGCGACGTCGCCGTCGAGTCCGACGTCGACACCGACGCGCTCGTCGACCGACTCGGCGAGATGCGCGAGGAGTAGCGGTCAGTCCGCTCCGGGGAACCCCTCGACGATCTCGACTCCGGAGGACGCGCCGATGCGCTCGGCGCCCGCATCGAGCATCGCTTTTGCCTCCTCGTAGGAGCCGACGCCGCCGCTGGCCTTGACCGGGAGGTACTCGGCCATCAGTTCGACGTCCGCGACGGTCGCGCCGCCGTCGGCGAACCCCGTCGAGGTCTTGACGAAGTCGGCGCCGGCGTCGACGGCGGCCTCGCAGGCCCGGTGTTTCTCCGCGTCCGTGAGGAGCGCGGTCTCGATGATGACCTTCACCGGGATCGGGACCGCGGCGACGACCTCCGCGACGTCGCTTTCGACGCCCTCGTCGTCGCCGGCCTTCAGCCGCCCGACGTTGATGACTATGTCCAGCTCGTCGGCGCCGGTCTGCCAGGCGTCGACCGCCTCGCCGTGCTTGGCCGCCGTCGAGTGCTGGCCGTGCGGGAATCCGATCACGGTCGCGATCGTGACCTCGGGCGCGTACTCGACCGCCTCGGCGATGTAACACGGCGGGATGCAGGCGTTCATCCCGTACTCGCGGGCCTCGTCGAGGACCCGCTCGACGTCTTCGATCGTCGTCTCCGGGCCCAGCACCGTGTGGTCGATGCGGGCCGCGAACTCGGCGCTGTCCATACCTCGTCCCTCGACGGCCAGCGAAAAAAGCCACCGGGTCGGACGGCCGTGTCCCCGTGCCGGGACGCTGGAGCGCTTCGGTACCGTTTTGCCCGCGGGAACGGACGCCGAGATATGGCGATACTCCCCGAGGGGTTCGCGCTCCCGCCGCCCGCGTATCTCCTCGTCCTGGTCGCGACGGGCGGGATCGTCGGACTGGCCCTGCGCCGCCGTCGCCCGCGGGTCACGCCCGCGCGCGTGCTCGCGTTCGCGCCTTGGATGGTGCTCGGATCGGCCGCCCACGTCCTCTACGTGGTCGACGCGCTCCCCAGCGTGATCCGCCCCCTCGCGGGCACGCCCGCGGTGTACCTCAGCGTCGCGATCGCCGCCGCGACCGCCTGGCTCGCGGTCGACGAACTGCTCGACGGATCCGGAGACGGACCGACCGTCGCGGGGGCGCTCGCGGGCACGGGCGGCCTGCTCGCGCTCGTCGCCGTCGGCGCAGTCCTCGCCGCGGGCGCCGCGGCCGGGACGCTCTCGCCCGCGCTCCCCGCCGCGGGGGTCGCGGTCGCGCTGGCCCTCTCCGCGGCGGTCTGGACGCTTCTGACGCGAGCGGTCCCGGACGTGGCGCGGACGGGCGCGCTCGGCGCCTTCGCCGTCTTCGCCCACACGCTCGACGGCGTCTCGACGGCGGTCGGCGTCGACCTGCTAGGCTTCGGCGAGCGGACGCCGCTGTCGCGGATCGTGATCGAGTTCGCCGCCGGGCTCCCGACCGCGGGGGCGATCGGCGGGGGCTGGCTGTTCGTCGTCGTGAAGATCGCGGTCGCGGCCGTGGTCGTCTGGCTGTTCGCGGACCTGATCGAGGAGGATCCAACGCAGTCGCAGCTCCTCCTCGGTTTCGTCGCGGCCGTCGGCCTGGGGCCGGCCGTCCACAACGTCCTGCTGTTTACGATCTCCGCGCCCGGGTGATCCCCGGGGCGGGCGAAGCGACAGAGCGCTTTTGTGACGCGGGAGCGTCGTCTCGGGAAATGCCCCGAGTCATCTGCGCCGGACACCTGAACTGGGACGTGACGCTCCGCGTCGACGCGCTGCCGTCGCCCGACGGCGAGGTGACGGTCGACTCGCGCCGGCGCGGCGGCGGCGGGAGCGCGGCCAACGTCGCCAACGGCCTGTCGGACCTGGACGTCGACGCGTCGCTGCTCGGGAGCGTCGGCGAGGACGAACACGGGTACGTCGCCCGCGACGAACTGGCCGAAAACGGCGTCGACGTCTCGAACGTCGTCGTGACCGGCGAACTGGAGACCACGACGAAGTACATCGTCGTCGAGCCCTCCGGCGAGGTGATGGTGCTCGGCTGTCCCGGCGCCAACGAGGCGTTCACCGCGGCCGATCTCCCCGACTCGGAACTGGCGGCCGCCGACCACCTCCACCTGACGAGCCAGGACCCCGAGACCGCGCGGCGGCTGGCCGAGCGGGCGCGCGAGCTCGACGTCCCGGTCAGTTTCGACCCCGGGCGGCGGATCGACGACCGGGGATACGGCCCGGCGCTCACGACCGTCGACTACCTCTTTCTCAACGACCGCGAGGCGGCGCTCGCCCTCGACGCGTTCGATCTCGCCGAGCAGACGCTGGTCCTGAAACACGGCCCCGAGGGGGCCGAGATCCGCCGGGGCGACGAGCGCACGGCCCACCCGGGCTATCCGATCGACGCCGTCGACACGACCGGCGCGGGCGACGCCTTCGCCGCGGGCTTCATCGCGGCGCTCGCCGACGGCGGCTCCGACCAGCGGGCGCTCGCGGTGGGCAACGCCTGCGGCGCGCTCGCCTCGAAGGTCCCCGGCGCGCGGACGACGCTCACCTGGGAGGAGATCCGCGCGTTCATCGGCGAGTGAACGGAGCGGCGTCCGTCTCGGCGGTCACGGACGTCGATCGACGGCGTCCCGCACGATTGATGGCGTCGCGGGGCGCGAGTCGTCGAAGCGGAGCCCTTTTGCTCGCGGGGCGAGAGGAGACCGACTCGTGACGGTTCCACTGGCCCTCGTCGTCGGCGGCACGCCCGTCGTCCGCTTCGCGCTGCTCGCTGCGGTCTGCGGACTGCTCGGAGCGCTCGTGATGGACGTCCCGATGGCGAACCAGGAGCACGGATTCACGCCGGCGTACGTCGCCGCGGGCACGCTCCGCCGGGTCGGCGCCGAGGAGGTGTCGTTCGAGTCCGCGTTCGTCTTCCACCACGTCACCGGAGGCGTCGCGGGGCTCCTGTACGCAGCGGCGTACCTGGCGTTCGGGCTCGCGTCGGCGGCCCTCGCCGGCCCGGGGGTCGCCCTCGGCGGCGTCGCCGCCTTCCCGCACGTACTCGCGACGCTCCTGGTCTCGGGGTTCGTCTACGGCTTCTTCGCCCACCTAGTGCTCCCGCGGGCCGGCCGCCGGATCTACGAGGAGCGCGCGACCGCGGTCCGGGGGCAGTGGCTCCGCTCGACCGTCGTCTTCGGGATCGTCCTCGGCGTGAGCGTGCCCGCGGCGACGACGCTGCTCTGAGTCCGGGCCGAAACCGGCCGAGTCCCGGCCGCCGCTCGATCGACCGGGTCGCTTTTCACCGTCTCCCGTGAGGTGTCCGTATGGCGAAACAACCCCACCTCCTGGTCGAGTCGGGCGACGTCCACGAGACCGCGCTCATCCCGGGCGATCCCGGCCGGGTCGACCGGATCGCCGACCAGTGCGAGGACGCCGAGACCGTCGCGCAGAACCGCGAGTACAAGGTCGTGAACGCGACCTACGAGGGCGTGCCGCTGACGATCTGCTCGACCGGCATCGGCTGTCCCTCGGCCGCCATCGCCGTCGAGGAACTCTCGGCGGTCGGCGTCGAGACGCTGATCCGCGTCGGGACGACCGGCGCGCTCCAGCGCGGGATCGAGATCGGCGACATGGTGGTCGCGACCGGCGCCGCGAAGGAGGAGGGGACCTCCAAGCGCTACGAGGACAGCGTGATCCCCGCGGTCCCCGATTACGACGTGCTCTCGGCGCTCGTCGACTCGGCCGAGGCGAACGGCGAGGACGTCCACGTCGGCCCGATCGTCTCCGACGACGCGTTCTACAACGAGAACGACGCCTACGTCGAGGAGTGGGAGGCCGCGAACCTCCTGTGCGTCGAGATGGAGGCCGCCGCGGTCTTCTCGCTCGCCCGCCGGAAGGGCCTGGCCGCGGGCGCGATCTGCACCGTCGACGGCAACCTCGTCGAGGGGACCCAGAAGGGCGCCGACTCCGACTCGGAGCTCCCGGAGAAGGCGAAGAACAACGTCGAGCGCGCGATCTCGCTCACGCTGGACGCCGTCGTCGACCTCGCGTAGGCGATGCTGGGCGAGCGGCTCTTCAACGCGGCGGCAGAGCGCCTCGCCGCGGCGCGGAGTCGCATCCGGCGGATCGAGCGCCGGGAGCTCTCGGAGTTCCGGCGGTGGATCCAGAACACCGACAATCTGCTGCACCTCTCGATCGTCCTCTTCGTCCCCGTGGTGATCGGGATCGTCACGTACCTCTCGAACCACGTCCAGACGCTGTCGTTCCTGCTCTTTCCGCCGCTGGCGTCGGGGACGTACACGCTGTTTTCCGACCCCGACGGCCGGCACGCCGATCCGGTCCGCTTCGTCGCGAGCCTGAGTTCGGGCGCGCTCTGCGGGCTGGCGGCCTACTCGACGACGGCGTGGCTCTACGGCGACACCGGCGGCGCGTTCGTCCACCCCGAGAGCGCCGCGCTCGCCATCTTCCTCACCGGGCTCGTGACGTGGGCGGGCCACGTCGAGG
This is a stretch of genomic DNA from Halobellus sp. MBLA0158. It encodes these proteins:
- the deoC gene encoding deoxyribose-phosphate aldolase, which produces MDSAEFAARIDHTVLGPETTIEDVERVLDEAREYGMNACIPPCYIAEAVEYAPEVTIATVIGFPHGQHSTAAKHGEAVDAWQTGADELDIVINVGRLKAGDDEGVESDVAEVVAAVPIPVKVIIETALLTDAEKHRACEAAVDAGADFVKTSTGFADGGATVADVELMAEYLPVKASGGVGSYEEAKAMLDAGAERIGASSGVEIVEGFPGAD
- a CDS encoding nucleoside phosphorylase, with the translated sequence MAKQPHLLVESGDVHETALIPGDPGRVDRIADQCEDAETVAQNREYKVVNATYEGVPLTICSTGIGCPSAAIAVEELSAVGVETLIRVGTTGALQRGIEIGDMVVATGAAKEEGTSKRYEDSVIPAVPDYDVLSALVDSAEANGEDVHVGPIVSDDAFYNENDAYVEEWEAANLLCVEMEAAAVFSLARRKGLAAGAICTVDGNLVEGTQKGADSDSELPEKAKNNVERAISLTLDAVVDLA
- a CDS encoding FAD-dependent oxidoreductase, which translates into the protein MSGKYDLVIVGGGISGASLLYTTAKFTDIESIALIEKEPEIAAINSHHTNNSQTLHFGDIETNYTYEKAESVKTGAELLAGYLENHDEDREMHAKRSKMVLGVGDDEVEKLETRYHDEGFGDLFPKLRPIGREEIAEIEPKVVEGRDPDVDLLALQTPDGYVVDYGATSKSFVEQAREEASVDVFTGTKVADVTRNTEGYTLTTDRGPFDCEVAVVAAGSHSLQIAKELGYGEDMALLPVAGSFFLANDLLNGKVYTLQMKKLPFAAVHGDADVHDPSITRFGPTAKLVPALERGRLSTVPDFLDVFGFDPASFLSYANILADRILFPFVVRNLLYDLPEVGPRAFLPHVQKVVPSVDLDDIDRASGYGGVRPQIVDTSAKSLDMGEAKIVGDDIIFNITPSPGASTSLKNAMRDTETILEFFDADYEFDEDAFRADTIDNFPREA
- a CDS encoding DUF63 family protein; this translates as MAILPEGFALPPPAYLLVLVATGGIVGLALRRRRPRVTPARVLAFAPWMVLGSAAHVLYVVDALPSVIRPLAGTPAVYLSVAIAAATAWLAVDELLDGSGDGPTVAGALAGTGGLLALVAVGAVLAAGAAAGTLSPALPAAGVAVALALSAAVWTLLTRAVPDVARTGALGAFAVFAHTLDGVSTAVGVDLLGFGERTPLSRIVIEFAAGLPTAGAIGGGWLFVVVKIAVAAVVVWLFADLIEEDPTQSQLLLGFVAAVGLGPAVHNVLLFTISAPG
- a CDS encoding cold-shock protein, with the protein product MANGTVDFFNDTGGYGFIETEDADEDVFFHMEDVGGEDLTEGTELEFEIEQAPKGPRATNVVRV
- a CDS encoding carbohydrate kinase family protein, with translation MPRVICAGHLNWDVTLRVDALPSPDGEVTVDSRRRGGGGSAANVANGLSDLDVDASLLGSVGEDEHGYVARDELAENGVDVSNVVVTGELETTTKYIVVEPSGEVMVLGCPGANEAFTAADLPDSELAAADHLHLTSQDPETARRLAERARELDVPVSFDPGRRIDDRGYGPALTTVDYLFLNDREAALALDAFDLAEQTLVLKHGPEGAEIRRGDERTAHPGYPIDAVDTTGAGDAFAAGFIAALADGGSDQRALAVGNACGALASKVPGARTTLTWEEIRAFIGE
- a CDS encoding DUF5786 family protein translates to MGFGSYDESEQQDASADQETDGEALNVHEHDHDGDVAVESDVDTDALVDRLGEMREE